The Luteitalea sp. genome contains the following window.
GGTGCGCGATCAGTTGCCACCGGCGCTCGCCGCCCTGGTGGTCGACAGATTGCGCCTGGATGTCGGCGCGCCCGAGCGTGAAGTGTTGGAGCGTACGCTTGACGCGATTCGCCAGCGGCACGTGCGAACCGATCGGGAGATCGTCGAGCACACTTTCGATAATTACCAGGCGGGCGGCTTGGCGGTGGTCGGGCTCCAGCCCACACGCCGGGCGCTCGAGCGCGGGCAGGTGCACGTGCTGCTACTGTCGGCGCAGCCCGAGCCAGGCGATAACGGGTTCTCTCCGAACCAGCGGGAGAGCGGCCCAGGCGATCTCTCGGGAGAGGTTGCAGATGAGCTGCTGCGCCGCGCGCACCAGACCGACGCGCAGGTCCGGGTCATCGAGGACCCAGAGCTCTTGCGTAAAGTGGGAGGAGTGGCCGCGCAATTGCGCTTCCGACTGTAGCCGAAGTGGAACCGGGTACCTTTTCGCGCCCGAAAAGATACCCGGTTCCGTTTTCTACCCGCGCAGCGTCTGCACGAGCTGATAAATCCCGATCGCGATCATCGAGACGGCGGAGATCCAGAGCATCGCACCCCAGCTACGACCTGGGCGGAGATCGGCCGTGGTGCGATGGCGATGGAAGTACAGCGCCGCACCAGCGAGAAACGGCAGCATCACGCCCTGCCCGACGGCACCAACGATGACCAACGTGACCGGCCGCGGCCATAGCGTGTAAACGAGCGCTGACGCGAGGGGCAGCAGGACGCAAGCCCACTGTATGCCTCGGCGCCGATGTTGCTCGGTCTGCCAGCGCGCGACACGGGCGAGTCCCAACACATCGACCAGGAGCCGTGCGTTCCCGGCCGTGGAGACGAAGAACGTCGAGTAGAGGACGACGAGCGCACCGCCGAGAAAGAACAGGGTGCTCCAGGGGCCGAGAGAGTCGCCGTACATGTGCGCGAGCGTGGGCACGAGCGCATCATCCGTCACCGGAGTGCCGCGGGCATGGAGCACGGCCGCTCCGAGCAAATAGAATGCGGCGGTTGCCGCCGCATAGACGGCCAGCGAGCACCAGGCATCCACCTGCATCACGCGTAGCCAGCCCCGAGCCCGGGCGCGCCACTCGGCCGTCTCGACGCGCGGGCCGACCTGCCGCCCATAGCCTTTCTCCAGGCACCAATAAGGGTAGTAGACCAGCTCCGACGCGCCCACGCCCGTAATGCCAAACGCGGCAAAGGCGACCGTGAACGACGGCGGCAGCGAGAAGCTCAGGCCTTCGGCGAGGTCGCCGGCGGTCACTCGGTAGGGCGTCCACTGCAAGGCAATCACCGCGACGATCGTGCAGAGCGTGAAGCCACCCACCATCATGGTCGACCAGCGTTCGACCGGCCGATAGCGCCCGGACCACAGCAACAGCACGCAGGAGGTCGTCACGAGCACCACCCAGAAGCCTTGGGATTGCGCGAAGCCAAGCTCAGCGAGAACATTTACAATGCCGCCGATGATGCCGCCGACCTGAAGCACCGTGCCGACATACATCCCCAGCCATATCCAGACGACCCACGACACGCGCCAGCGCGGTCCTGGGATGCTATCGAGCGCCGCGAGCGTGGTGGTGTGCGTCGCGACGGCGTACCGCGCGAGCGCGATCTGCACGAAGACCTTGAGAAAGCAGCCGAGGATCACGAACCAGAGTAGGCCGAAGCCGACGTCTGCACCGAGCTTCGGCACGACGATGAGCTCCCCTGAGCCGACAATGCTTGCCGTGAGGATCAGCCCCGGTCCGAGCTGGGCGAGGGTGCCTGACAGCGAGCGGGGTGGCGGCTGCGCGACGGGTCCTTGCGGCGCGTCAGTCACGGTTCCATGACAACCGGGTTGCTGAGCTCGCCAATCCCGTCGATGGCGACGGTGACCTGATCGCCCGGCTGAAGCCAGCGCGGCGGCGTCCGCGCCATGCCGACGCCTTGCGGCGTCCCGGTCAGGACCACGGTGCCCGGCAGTAGCGTCGAGCTCTCGCTCAGGAACGAGACGAGCGTCGCGACATCGAAGATCATGTCGCTGGTGTTCGAGTCTTGCATGGTCTCGCCGTTCAAGGTCGTGCGTATGCCGAGCGCTTGGGGATCCGGAATCTCATCGGTCGTGACGAGCGTCGGACCAAGCGGTGCGAAGGTGTCGAACGTCTTTCCCCGACACCACTGCCCGCCGCCGCGCTTGATCTGCCAGTCGCGGGCGCTGACGTCGTTCGCGCAGGTGTAGCCGAGCACGTAGTCGAGGGCCTTGTCTTTTGGTACATTCTTGCAACGCCGACCGATGACCACCGCCAGCTCGCACTCATAGTCCACCTCGGCGCTCGCGGCGACACGAGGCAGCTCGATGGGATCACCCGGGTGCTGAAGAGCGTTGGGCCCCTTCGCAAAGAGAATGGGCTGTGCCGGTACCTTGCCACCGGTCTCCTGGGCGTGTTGCGTGTAGTTCAGGCCAATGCACCAGATCATCGGCGGTTCGACTGGCGCAAGCAGCTTCTCGATCGTGACGACGCGGTCGGTCGGACGCGGGTGGTCGAACAGGTTGCCCTCGAGCAGCCGGGCGGAGTCGTCTGGCTGCAGGGCGGCGTGGACGATGCGATTCCCTTCGGTCAGGCAGCGAATAATCCTCATGGGGCAAGATAATGCCACAAGCTGTTCGAATTGCGGTCACTGGCAGGGCAAGCCCATTGGCTTGCGGGATCATCTTGCCCAGGACGGAAAGGGGCTATGCCCAGCATCTTCACCCCAGCGACGCTTCGGTTCCTTCGCGCGTTGAAGCGAAACAACGATCGAGATTGGTTCAAGGCCCATCGCGACGAGTACGAGCGGTCCGTGCGCGCGCCGATGGTGGCGCTCATCGAGCGGCTGGCCGAGGAGCTGCAGCGCTTTGCACCGGATCTGGTCGCGTCTCCCCGCGAGTCGCTTTACCGGATCTATCGCGACACGCGCTTCAGCGCGGACAAATCGCCGCTCAAGACGTACGTTTCTGCCGTCTTCCCGTCACGCGGCCTGTCGAAAAAGAATGGCGCTGGCTTGTATGTCGAGGTGACGCCGAGCCACGTCTGGGCCGGCGGAGGGATCTATCGACCTCAGTCGCGCGAGCTCCTGCGCATTCGCGAGCACATTGCCGCTCACCTCGACCGCTTTCGCGCCATTGTCGACTCACCTCGCCTGGCGCGCCGGACGGGCGGGGTGAGCGGCGAGCGCCTGCAGCGTGTCCCGCGCGGTTTCAGCGTGGATCACCCGGCTGCGGAATACCTGAAGTTGAAGCAGTTTCTGGCTGGGCGTGAGTATCCCGCCGCGTTTGCCACGAGCCCACGCTTCCTGCCGGCGCTCCTGGGGGTCTTCGAGGCTGTGGCGCCCCTCGTGACGTTCCTCAACGAACCGTTGCTCACGCCGCCCCGCGCGCCGCTCGGGTTGGATCTGCTGACGCCGATGCCCCCGAGCACGACGCGGCGGAAGGTGCGAGGTTCGAGGTAAGAGGCCTTGACTGCCTGACCGGTTGGCCGCATAAATGAGCATTCGTCTCTCGAGGCACAGATGTAGGCCCGACCTTCAGGTCGAGCGCTGCCGGGATTATCGGACACCCCATGAACGAGCGCGATACGGTCCAACATCTTTCGCGTCGGCAGTTTCTCGCTGGCGCGGTTGTCACAACCGCGGCGGGTTTCACATCACCTGCCGCAGCGGCGGTCCAGGAGGCTCGAGACGATGACGCGCGATCCGACCCAGGCTGGTTCGACCGGCCGATGCGATGGGCGCAGCTCACGCTGGTCGAGAACGATCCAGGGAGGTACGACCCGCAGTTTTGGCTCGACTACTTCAAGAGGCTGCATGCTGACGCTGCCTGCCTGAGCGCCGGCGGCTGTGTGGCGTATTACCCCACGCGCGTCCCGTTGCACCACCGCAGCGCGTGGATGGGAGACGGCGATCCGTTCGGGGAGCTCCTGACCGGTTGCCGCGAGCTTGGCATGGTGGTGATCGCGCGCACCGATCCGCACGCCGTGCACCAGGATGTGTACGACGCGCATCCCGACTGGATTGCCGTCGACGCCGAAGGGCGCAAGCGGCGGCATTGGGCCTCGCCGGAGATGTGGGTGACCTGCGCGCTCGGGCCGTACACCTTCGACCTCATGACCACGGTGCACGACGAGATCGTCTCCCGGTATCACGTGGACGGCATCTTCTCGAACCGCTGGGCAGGCTCTGGCATGTGCTATTGCGAGCACTGCGAGCGCAACTTCAAGACGGCGACCGGCCTGGATCTTCCGCGGACGTCGAATCCCCAGGATCCAGCTCGCCGGGCCTACATCGTGTGGCGACAGGAGCGGCTCTTCGAGCTGTGGCGCGTCTGGGATCAGGCGATCCAGCGGCAGAACCCGGAGGCGCGGTTCATTGCCAATGCAGGCGGCGGCGCGCTCAGTTCGCTCGACATGAAGACGATCGGCGAGCTGGCGCCGACCTTGTTTGCGGATCGCCAGGCGCGGCGTGGCCTCGCGGCTCCCTGGTCCAATGGGAAGGCGGCCAAGGAGTATCGCGCAACGCTCGGCCAGAAGGCGACTGCCGGTATCTTCAGCGTCGGGGTCGAAGAGCCGTATCGCTGGAAGGATTCCGTGCAAAACGAGGCGGAGATTCGGATCTGGGTTGCGGAAGGCACCGCAAACGGCACGCGGCCTTGGTTCACCAAGTTCGGAGGCACGCTCTACGACCGTCGATGGCTCGAGCCGGTGGCCAAGATGTACGAGTGGCACTACCAGCATGAGCGCTATCTGCGGAACGAAGCATCGCTGGCGCGCGTCGCGCTCGTCTATTCGCAGCAGACCGGGCTGTTCTACGGTGGCGAGCAGGCCCGCGAGAAGGTCGAGGATCACATCCTCGGCTTCTATCACGCGCTGGTCGAGGCGCGCGTGCCCTTCGAGATGGTGCACGATCGGCTGCTCGACGCGGCTCATCTGGAGCCGTACAAGGTGATCATCCTGCCGAACATCGCCGCGCTGTCCGACGCGCAATGCGACCAGATCCGAGCGTTCGTGGCCAGGGGAGGCAGCGTCATCGCCACCTTCGAGACGTCGCTCTATGACGAGTGGGGCGTCCGGCGTGCAGATTTTGGTCTCGCCGATCTCTTCGGCGCCAGCTGGAAGAAAGGCCCCGAGGGCCCGCAGCAGAATTCTTACCTCACGGTGGAAGCCGGCCGCGATTCCACCTCTGCCCACCCGGTCCTCGCCGGCCTCGAGGACGCGGGCCGCATCATCAACGGCGTTGGATGGATCGACGTGGCCCGCCTCGACGACACGGCGGACCCGCCCCTGACGCTCGTGCCCTCCTATCCAGACCTACCGATGGAGAAGGTGTTCCCGCGCGTGCCGCACACCGACATCCCGGCGCTGCTGCTGCGGGAGCAGGGTGCCGCGCGCGTGGCGTATTTTCCCTGGGATGTCGATCGCACCTTTTGGGAAGTCATGTGCGTCGACCATGGCCATCTGCTTCGCAACGTCGTTCACTGGGCGATGAACGAGGAGCCGCCGGTGACCGTCAGCGGACCCGGTTTGCTCGACGTCACCGTCTGGCGCCAGCGCAACTCACTCACCGTCCATTTGGTCAATCTCACCAACCCGATGACCATGAAGGGCCCGTACCGGGAGCTGATTCCTCTGGGGGCGCAGCGCGTTCGGGTGCAGCTCCCGGAGGTTGCGCAGGCCAGAGAGGTGCGCTTGCTGGTGCACGGCGGCACGCCCCCAATAGCCAAGTCGGAAGGGGCGGTCGAGCTCACCGTGCCATCGATTCTCGACCACGAGGTCGTGGCAATCGATCTCTGAATCGTCGCGCGCGCTACTGACGAGGAAGAGGTTGACGCCGTGTGTTCTTCTTTAGCCGGGCGGCGTAGTGGGCGCTCCACGCACGAAGGGAAGATCGTTCCAGCCAGGCTTCGAGGCCCTGGCAGAGCTCGAGGACGCGCCGCGGTGTGAAGTCCGCAGGAACGTGAAGAAGTCGATCGATCGCTGCCAGTGAGCACCATCGACCGGCGGTAGTTCGGCGTTCGGGTGCAGTTGCCGTAGTTATCTCGATGATGCGGATCCAACGCTTGGGAGTTGCCAGACCGGTCGCAGATCAAGAAGGAATCCTGGTAGAAGCGGTTCCCCGGACAGTTCCAGCGGTTTGTCCAGACGCTCGACGGCCACGTCTGGGCGATAGATGTGGACGCACTCGGTGAGCCTCCATTGATCTCTCTTGACCCTGCCGTTTTCCTCTGCACAACGCCGGAAAGTAGCTAGAAGCGATTGACGGTGTGCTGGTTATCGTGAGCAGCACTATGACTGAGTGGTGTGCTCTGCGAAATATCGCTGTATCGACTGATTGTCGGTGTATCCGGGGGACCGCTGGTGTTCAATCGTTGGAGAACGAACAAGCTCGAGCCCTCACAACGCCACGGCCCGTCGACGAGCCCGAGGGTTCCTCTCGAATCAGCTCGATCCGAGATTCTTGGCGCTGGGCAACCTGCTCACCGAGCCGGCGACGCCAGAGAACATCTCGACCGCGCGGGCGATCGTGCCGGACATCGGCCTGCCTTACGAAGGGTTCTCTGGCACCATCGCACAGATGCTCCGGCCCTTCCCACAGTACAGCAGTGTGACCGACGTGTACGGCAACGTCGCGCGCTCCAACTATCACTCGCTGCAGATCACGGTCGACCAGCGGCAGTTCCATGGGCTCACTCTGAGCTTCAACTACACGCTCAGTCGAACGGAGGACGATCTGAGCGTGCGCAGCGGCTACAACCGCGAGCCCGACTGGGCCGTGGGGACCAACGATCAGCCGCACGTCCTGAACGCCATCGTTGTCTACGATCTCCCGTTTGGTGGGGAAGGGCAGCCGGGCAGCGCGAATCCACTCGTGCGGGCAATCGCGAGCGGATGGCAGATCTCGGGCATTACGCAGTTTCGATCCGGCCGTCCGCTCGGGCCGATTGAGGCGGCGTGCAACCTGCCGAGCGCGGGCACGTGCTACGCTGATTTCAATCCGGACTTCTCGGGCTCGGTGCGCATCAACGGTGACTACGGTGACGGCGATGTCCTTGGCGTGAATCCGCCGTCGTACATCAACCGCGACGCGTTCGTCTCACCGGCGTCCTTCACGTATGGCAACACATCACGGACGCTCGCGCACGATCTGAGAAACCCCAGCTTCTACAATCAGGACCTCAGCGTGCGCCGTGATTTCCGGATCGGTGGAGGGGTGAAGCTCATGATCGGCGCGGAGGTCTTCAATGTGTTCAACACCGTGGTGTTTGGCGACATTCAGACGAACATCACCAACGAGAGCTTTGGCCAGGTCGGCCGGCAGGTCAACACACCGCGCGTGGTACAAGTCAAGGCGCGGATTCAGTTTTAGTGACGAGTGACGAGTGGGGTGTACCCACTGGATCGTCTGACGACATGAAACGGGGCGCCCTCAATCCTGCGTCGTCAGCCGGAGCGCCGCGAAGCTGCGGCTCGTCACTCGCCACTCGTCACTGAAACTAATGGGGAGAACCATGCATCAACGGATCTTTGTCATCCTGTTGTTGGCCTTGCCCAGCGTGTTGCTGCAGGCCAGCGACGAGCCGCCCACATCTTGGATCGATCCAGATACGGGCCACCGCGTGGTACGGCTCACGAGCGAGCCCGGGAGTGCGAGCCTCTACTTCAACCAGAATGGCTACACCGCCGATGGCAGCCGTCTCGTCTATACGACGCCCGACGGCATCTCGGTGCTCGATCTGACGACCCGTGAGGCGCGGCAGGTGGTCAAAGGACGAGCACGAATGGTCGACGCTGGCCGGAAGACGCCGCGAATTTACTACACGCGTGACGAGGCGGTGTACTCGACAAACGTGGATACCGGCGAAACGCGCAAGATTGCCACGCTGCCCCCACGGGGATCGATCGACACCGTCAACGCCGACGAGACGCTGTTGGCCGGCACGTATATCGAGGGCGACGGGAAGGACTACAACAACCGGCGCCCCACGCCGAGCCGCCGCGGCCGGCAGGCCGCCGCTCAGCAGGGGCATTCGCTCGACCAGCCGCGCAACAAAGGACAGATGATGGAGGAGCGCTGGGCTGCGCGCCTCCCAATGGGTCTCTTCACGGTCGATATCGAGACCGGCGAGGTCAAGACCATCCACCGGAGCAATGATTGGCTCAATCATCTGCTGTTCTCTCCGACGGATCCCACGCTACTGATGTTTTGCCACGAGGGCCCCTGGCACAAGGTGGATCGCATCTGGACGATCCGCACGGACGATACCGACGTCACCAAGATCCATACGCGCACGATGGCCATGGAGATCTTCGGACACGAGTTCTGGGGCGCCGATGGCAAGACCATCTGGTACGACCTCCAGACACCGCGCGGTGAGGACTTCTGGCTGGCGTCATACAACGTCGACACCAAGCTCGAGGAACTGAGCCCGCTCGTCAAACACGAGTTCCTCGACGGACAGGTGTGGGCGATGGCCGGCGGAAGTCCCGATCATGCCGCGATTGCCGGTAACGTGCTCCGCGCAGCACTTTTGCAGTCGTTGTCCTGCTCGCTGCCCCTCGACGACGTGTACCGCAACCCGCCGGCGTCCAGGTAAACAGGGAAAAACGTAAAAAACGGGGACAGCCCCCGTTTTCCGACCCTGCTGGACGGGACGAGCTCGTCGTGACATAATGCCGTGAGATCGCCCGGCTCCGATCTCGTGTTGATTCCCGCCTTTCTGCTGAATCCACACCGCTTTCCTTGGGCCGCAGTTGATTTCGCTTGACCTTACAGACCAATCCTCTTCCTCGCGGCCGACGGCGCCGCACCGTTCGTTCTTCGTCATCCGCTCCTCGCTCGCGGCGGGCACGTCCCGAGGCGCCGGCGCTCACATTGGTGCCCGAAGCGGCCCCGCCCGAGCCGCCGCTGGCCTTCGACTCCCTTGGCCTCGACCCGGCGGTGCAGCTCGGCATTGCCGATCGGGGGTTCTCGCACACGACGCCGGTTCAGACCGCCGTCCTGCCACTGATTCGTGAAGGGCGCGATCTCGTGGCCTGTGCCGAGACCGGGACCGGGAAGACGGCAGCGTTCGTCCTGCCTATCCTGGACCGCCTGCTACAGCAGTCGCTCTCTGGTCACGCGGGCGCGACGAAAGTACTGGTTCTCACACCCACGCGTGAGCTGGCTGTCCAAGTGGACGATGACGTGCAAGGCTTCGGCTACCATGCCGGCATCAGCAGCATGGCCGTGTACGGAGGCGTTCCCATGGATCCTCAGGTGCGTGCGCTCGCCGCCGGCGTGCCGGTGGTCGTGGCAACACCCGGCCGGTTGATCGACCACATGCGCTCGGGCGGCACGTCGTTTGACGGTCTCGAGGTGCTCGTGCTCGACGAGGCCGACCGGATGCTCGACATGGGCTTCTGGCCCGATGTCCGGCGCATCGTCGGTGCCCTGCCGCGGGAACGTCAGACGCTCCTCTTCTCAGCGACCATGCCGGACGAGGTGATGCAGTTTGCCAACGCGATCATGCGTGAGCCGGCGTTCGTGCAGGTGGGTCAGCGCAATGCCGCGGCCCGCACGATCACACACGCGGTCGAGCACGTGCCGAGGGGCCAGAAGACCGACTGGCTGGTTCGCTTCCTGCGGGACGAGACCGGTCCAATCCTCGTGTTCGTGCGCACCAGGCGCGGCGCAGAGCAATTGGCACGCGCCCTGGCCGGCCGGCGCATCCGCACGGCTGCCTTGCATGCCGATCGCACACAGCGAGAGCGGATGGCCGCCGTGGAGGGCTTTCGCTCGGGACAGTATCGAGTGCTCGTTGCCACCGATATCGCGGCGCGCGGGTTGGACATCGATGGCATTACGCACGTGATCAACTACGACGTGCCGCATTCTTCAAACGCGTACGTGCACCGAGTAGGCCGCACCGGCCGCGCCCTCAGCACCGGCACCGCGCTGACGCTCGTGTCGCCCGGTGACGAGCGCGCGCTCCAAGCGGTCGCCGATCACATCCCCCTCGCCGGCTGACAAAGTATTACTAGCCACCCGATACCGAAACAGTGTGGCGCCGGAGCGGTCCTTGAACGCAATCTCCAGGTGCGTGGCATGGACGGCAAGGCGCGTGTATCCGTAGCCGGAATGGTAGAACAACGTACCGTTCCCCCGCGTGACCGGATCGAGCTTGGCAGCGACACCGCTCACCACCTGCAGTATTGACCGACTGCCCCCGGGCGCGTCGAGCTCGATGAGCTGCGAGTTGTGATCATGACCGGAGAGCACCACCGCCGCGTGGTGCCGCTCGAGGCGCTCCAGCAGGGCTTTGCGGTAGGCACGGTTCGCGGACGAGTGAGAGTCTTGGTTCGAGGCGATGGCCCAGCGCACGGTCGTGGCCAGCGTCCCGAGCGGCGGGATCGCCAGCACGACTTCCCACGGGCTGCGGAACTGACGCCAGCCTGGTCCTAGGAGAAAGCGCGCCGGCATCGTCACATGATGCGCCCCGTACGACTCGACCGGGTGGTGCGTCGCGACCAGGCGCCAGCGAGCCGATGCGGCTCGCGCGAGCTCGCGATCGAGCGCCTCCAGATAGCGTGCCGCGAGGTCGTCTCTGCCGGCTGCGAAAAGATCAATCAATAGCTGGCTGTCGATAGCGACGATGGCGAGCGACGCAGGCGTGTGCGGGATACGGCGCGGCCGCATGAACTCTGACAGCCGCTCCGGCGCTTCATACAGGCGCTCGTAGAGCTTGGCCGCATCGCCCGCTTCCTTCGGCCGCTCGCCTGGCAGCATCGTCCAGTGCGACACGCCGCCGATTCCCAGATCATCCAGATAGTACCAACGTGTGATGTCGCCCTCGTCTCGATCGCGTGGAAGTGCCCGATCTCCGTAATCGTGATTGCCTGGAACCAGGACGAGCGGTGCCGGGCGCCCGCCGAACCGGCATCTCGCGAGGAGGTCGGCGATGCGACCCAGCCGTCTGATGGGCGCCGTGTCGCCGGTCCCAGGCCGAGGCAGCCCGACCTCGTACAGGTTGTCTCCCAAGCCGAGGAGCAGCGGCGACTCCTTGACGTGGCCGCCGGCATGGTCGGCGGCCAGCTCCTTGGCCATGGCGGCAGTCACGTCGGCAAGGCCCGGCGTCGGCGCACCCATGTCGCCAAAGGCGTAGACGACCCCCTCGGTGGCTGACGTGGGCTCCGCCTGCGCCGGCGTGCGCTGGCTCGGCGCGATGTAGAGCGGCGCGCAGGCGACGAGTGTGCTGAGGAGCGTCGCAAGCAGCGTGCGTCTTGCCCGCACCGAAAAGGTTCCCGCCCTCACCGAAAACGTACCCGGTTCCTTTTTCTCACGCGAAGTCATCAACACGATAACACTCGTGGTATAGGCGGCGTGTCAAGTCTTCTCCTGCTGACAGGGCTACCAAGACAACGATTGGTGATATAGAAAATCGATATCGCGCGCGGGATTGAGGGGACGACTGCACGCCGCGCGACCAGAATCGATGCGATGGAGGCGCTCAGATACGAGTAGCTCGACGCTTGGCTTTCACCGTGCGCCCACTCCAGCGCGTGTCTGGTAGACGCGCACGTAGTCCACTTCGTAGCGCGCGGGGAACTGGGTCATTGACGGATCACCCCCTTGGGTTCCTCCGACGGCGAGATTCAGGATGATGTAGTGCGGCTGTCGAAGCGGGTTCTTTCCAGACCCATCCTCATTGGACGTTTCTGCGAGCGGAATCGCGTTCAGCAGGACGTCGTCCACGTACAGGCGGATCTCGTCTTCAGTCCAATCCATGCGCCAGACGTGGAATCTGTCGGCCCAGGCGGAATCCCCGAGCTCAGTGATCGGTTTCCTCGTGTCGTCCCACTTAGGACGTCTCGCATTGTCGGCCCATGCGACGTTGGCCAGCAGCATGCCGCGGTAGTACTCCATGATGTCGATCTCTCCGTTGGCAGGCCATCGACCCTCCACGCCGAGTGTCCAAAACGCAGGCCACAATCCGGGGCGGGTGTCGATCTTCGCCCGCATCTCGAATCGACCATATTGCCAAC
Protein-coding sequences here:
- a CDS encoding DUF2437 domain-containing protein; the encoded protein is MRIIRCLTEGNRIVHAALQPDDSARLLEGNLFDHPRPTDRVVTIEKLLAPVEPPMIWCIGLNYTQHAQETGGKVPAQPILFAKGPNALQHPGDPIELPRVAASAEVDYECELAVVIGRRCKNVPKDKALDYVLGYTCANDVSARDWQIKRGGGQWCRGKTFDTFAPLGPTLVTTDEIPDPQALGIRTTLNGETMQDSNTSDMIFDVATLVSFLSESSTLLPGTVVLTGTPQGVGMARTPPRWLQPGDQVTVAIDGIGELSNPVVMEP
- a CDS encoding TIGR02453 family protein — translated: MPSIFTPATLRFLRALKRNNDRDWFKAHRDEYERSVRAPMVALIERLAEELQRFAPDLVASPRESLYRIYRDTRFSADKSPLKTYVSAVFPSRGLSKKNGAGLYVEVTPSHVWAGGGIYRPQSRELLRIREHIAAHLDRFRAIVDSPRLARRTGGVSGERLQRVPRGFSVDHPAAEYLKLKQFLAGREYPAAFATSPRFLPALLGVFEAVAPLVTFLNEPLLTPPRAPLGLDLLTPMPPSTTRRKVRGSR
- a CDS encoding oligogalacturonate lyase, with amino-acid sequence MHQRIFVILLLALPSVLLQASDEPPTSWIDPDTGHRVVRLTSEPGSASLYFNQNGYTADGSRLVYTTPDGISVLDLTTREARQVVKGRARMVDAGRKTPRIYYTRDEAVYSTNVDTGETRKIATLPPRGSIDTVNADETLLAGTYIEGDGKDYNNRRPTPSRRGRQAAAQQGHSLDQPRNKGQMMEERWAARLPMGLFTVDIETGEVKTIHRSNDWLNHLLFSPTDPTLLMFCHEGPWHKVDRIWTIRTDDTDVTKIHTRTMAMEIFGHEFWGADGKTIWYDLQTPRGEDFWLASYNVDTKLEELSPLVKHEFLDGQVWAMAGGSPDHAAIAGNVLRAALLQSLSCSLPLDDVYRNPPASR
- a CDS encoding DEAD/DEAH box helicase, giving the protein MTLQTNPLPRGRRRRTVRSSSSAPRSRRARPEAPALTLVPEAAPPEPPLAFDSLGLDPAVQLGIADRGFSHTTPVQTAVLPLIREGRDLVACAETGTGKTAAFVLPILDRLLQQSLSGHAGATKVLVLTPTRELAVQVDDDVQGFGYHAGISSMAVYGGVPMDPQVRALAAGVPVVVATPGRLIDHMRSGGTSFDGLEVLVLDEADRMLDMGFWPDVRRIVGALPRERQTLLFSATMPDEVMQFANAIMREPAFVQVGQRNAAARTITHAVEHVPRGQKTDWLVRFLRDETGPILVFVRTRRGAEQLARALAGRRIRTAALHADRTQRERMAAVEGFRSGQYRVLVATDIAARGLDIDGITHVINYDVPHSSNAYVHRVGRTGRALSTGTALTLVSPGDERALQAVADHIPLAG
- a CDS encoding family 16 glycosylhydrolase, which encodes MHLRSAIVSIPLLVCASVALVAEHRESVRAGQDDPASAAYELVWSDEFEPDGKPDPRNWTYETGFVRNQELQWYQPDNAWCEDGLLIIEARRERRANPEYEPNGTDWASQQQYAEHTSASLTSRGLHSWQYGRFEMRAKIDTRPGLWPAFWTLGVEGRWPANGEIDIMEYYRGMLLANVAWADNARRPKWDDTRKPITELGDSAWADRFHVWRMDWTEDEIRLYVDDVLLNAIPLAETSNEDGSGKNPLRQPHYIILNLAVGGTQGGDPSMTQFPARYEVDYVRVYQTRAGVGAR